CCATAGAGGCTTGGGAGGGATGAAGATGTCGAAGAAAAATAAAGATATAGAAGTAAAAATAGAAGAAACTGAAAAAAAAATCAATGGTGAGTCAGTCACAGTTAGTACCTTAACGATCGGCAAGAAAGAAATCGGTCAAGTTCTTGCACAAGAAGCAAAAAAATTTGCGGTTGTGATCGATGGACG
The DNA window shown above is from Enterococcus sp. 12C11_DIV0727 and carries:
- a CDS encoding DUF2969 domain-containing protein, with the translated sequence MSKKNKDIEVKIEETEKKINGESVTVSTLTIGKKEIGQVLAQEAKKFAVVIDGRNEATVKTLDEAIEYVIRQWNLND